A part of Aspergillus oryzae RIB40 DNA, chromosome 7 genomic DNA contains:
- a CDS encoding uncharacterized protein (predicted protein), producing the protein MSTGSSSSPSNWVTGSYTGNSDGLRITITIFVVIAWYNSIELMVLIFSIFKQYKGIYFWSLLISTAGILPYSIGFFMKFFDLTSAIWVSLTLVTVGWWTMVTGQSFVLYSRLHLVVQNTRLLNFVCCMIIANVFLLHVPTTVLTYAANYEQSYKFLHAYNIMERVQVAGFCAQELIISGIYIWETTRMLKLNPNRDNRNIILQLFMMNLVCILMDIALIAVECANYYIYQTTLKATVYSIKLKIEYGVLNKLIYIAKQSAGRPAEDPYIELSRLSPIANSDATRTTTQSKPRRSSIEDISFRLRSLVASRHCRQDR; encoded by the coding sequence ATGTCAACTGGCAGCTCGTCTAGCCCGTCCAATTGGGTTACGGGTAGTTACACGGGTAACAGCGATGGTCTTcgcatcaccatcaccatatTCGTGGTGATCGCCTGGTATAACTCTATCGAGCTAATGGttctcatcttctcgatTTTCAAGCAGTACAAAGGGATCTACTTTTGGAGTTTGCTGATTTCGACCGCGGGGATCCTCCCCTACTCGATCGGATTTTTCATGAAGTTCTTTGATCTGACTTCAGCAATCTGGGTCTCCTTGACTCTTGTCACGGTTGGGTGGTGGACCATGGTGACCGGGCAGTCTTTCGTGCTCTACTCCAGACTACACTTGGTCGTTCAAAATACAAGGCTGTTGAACTTCGTCTGCTGCATGATCATTGCCAACGTTTTTCTGCTTCATGTCCCGACCACTGTATTGACATACGCCGCCAATTACGAGCAGTCATATAAGTTCCTGCATGCGTATAACATCATGGAGAGAGTCCAAGTCGCGGGATTCTGCGCCCAAGAACTGATCATCTCGGGTATCTACATCTGGGAAACTACACGCATGTTAAAATTGAACCCCAACCGAGACAACCGTAACATCATCTTGCAATTATTCATGATGAACCTGGTCTGCATCCTGATGGACATCGCCCTGATCGCTGTAGAGTGCGCAAACTACTACATCTACCAGACCACGCTGAAGGCTACCGTGTACAGTATTAAGTTGAAGATTGAGTACGGAGTCTTGAACAAATTGATCTACATTGCGAAGCAATCGGCAGGAAGACCAGCAGAGGACCCTTATATTGAATTGAGCCGACTCAGCCCCATTGCCAATTCTGATGCTACGCGCACAACCACACAGTCCAAGCCGCGTCGTTCTAGCATCGAGGATATTAGCTTCCGTCTACGTTCACTGGTAGCGTCGCGGCATTGCCGCCAGGATCGGTGA
- a CDS encoding cytochrome P450 (predicted protein), giving the protein MTLFQVVETSFILLALWTSVEAIRRLFSHSLSHIPGPRLAALTWWYEFYYDAVQSGQYVFKIQELHKQYGPIIRITPDEVHINDVGYLDTIYAPSMTRLDKYDYQLRTLRVPGGVGTTADYYLHRIRREALPPFFSKRNVLWLESVITEKVNQLCGLIAKHAATETPVNLSDAFYGFSNYVVNNFLFAHQTDVLADEQEAARLRHNSHELLKGINMNKHFPWIPDILEALPQLLTRPTMPPGLIDMLELFDRVRAELITIITRISSNTSGEKESINTGAKGSVYESVLDSPNLPASEKALLRLEQEGALLTLAGTESPAQTLNIIFYHLLANPSLLTKLREELATLPTLSTWTQLEQLPYLSAIIEEGNRLSFGVTARTARIQHTPITYTPSAITTLSAHTAESVFPDPYAFLPERWLGDEGRERRKFQLTFSRGGRKCLGIELARAELYLVTAALVRKFDLVLWETDERDVSFEHDYHVAMPRDGSRGVRVVARIRGGLALSRDRLTTK; this is encoded by the exons ATGACTCTGTTTCAGGTGGTCGAGACAAGCTTTATCCTTCTGGCACTATGGACCTCCGTCGAAGCAATTCGTCGTCTCTTTTCCCATTCCTTATCCCACATTCCAGGCCCCCGACTGGCCGCACTCACCTGGTGGTATGAGTTCTACTACGACGCCGTCCAGTCCGGACAGTACGTTTTTAAGATCCAAGAACTTCACAAGCAATACG GGCCCATAATCCGCATAACTCCGGATGAGGTCCACATCAACGACGTCGGATACCTCGACACAATTTACGCCCCGTCCATGACCCGCCTGGACAAGTATGACTATCAACTACGCACCTTACGTGTTCCCGGTGGTGTCGGGACTACTGCCGATTATTACCTTCACAGGATCCGTCGAGAAGCGctccctcccttcttcagtAAGCGTAATGTCCTATGGCTTGAAAGTGTGATCACCGAAAAGGTGAACCAACTGTGCGGTTTGATCGCCAAACATGCGGCGACGGAAACTCCCGTCAATCTATCGGACGCGTTCTATGGCTTTTCCAATTA TGTTGTCAACAACTTTTTATTTGCCCACCAAACCGACGTACTCGCCGATGAACAGGAGGCGGCCAGACTCCGCCACAACAGTCACGAGTTGCTCAAGGGAATCAACATGAACAAGCACTTCCCTTGGATCCCTGATATTCTCGAAGCACTACCACAACTCCTCACCAGGCCCACCATGCCTCCTGGGCTAATTGACATGCTCGAACTCTTTGAT AGAGTTCGCGCGGAGTTgatcaccatcatcacccgAATATCATCCAACACTTCAGGGGAGAAAGAATCGATCAATACAGGCGCCAAAGGATCAGTCTACGAATCAGTCCTCGACAGCCCAAACCTCCCCGCATCCGAAAAAGCCCTTCTACGCCTCGAACAAGAAGGCGCATTACTGACCCTCGCAGGAACAGAGTCCCCCGCCCAAACACTCAATATAATCTTCTACCATCTCCTCGCCAACCCCTCTCTCCTGACCAAACTTCGCGAAGAACTAGCCACCTTGCCAACGCTATCAACCTGGACACAACTAGAGCAGCTCCCATACCTGTCCGCCATtatcgaagaaggcaaccGACTCTCCTTCGGCGTTACCGCGCGCACAGCCCGAATCCAGCACACGCCCATCACCTACACTCCATCCGC TATTACGACATTGAGCGCCCACACAGCCGAATCGGTCTTCCCGGATCCATATGCGTTTCTTCCCGAGCGCTGGCTGGGGGATGAGGGTCGCGAGCGCAGGAAGTTCCAGTTGACGTTTTCGAGGGGCGGGAGGAAGTGTCTAGGGATTGAGCTTGCCAGGGCGGAGCTGTATCTGGTGACTGCTGCGCTTGTGCGGAAGTTCGATTTGGTTCTGTGGGAGACGGATGAGAGGGATGTTTCTTTTGAGCATGATTATCATGTTGCGATGCCGAGGGATGGGTCGAGGGGGGTGAGGGTCGTGGCTAGGATACGTGGAGGGCTAGCTTTATCACGCGACCGTTTGACTACCAAATAG
- the tcsB gene encoding putative sensor histidine kinase/response regulator TcsB/Sln1 (sensory transduction histidine kinase), translated as MSSRSQGLELVATIKASQIASSLELLEVTCKTISTRLLVQSALRRYYAGNISEANWATSITDVQSALGSRGYLSTYQAILYSKNGQGGRERLLNVTSDSVPEITLPYTYPNGSSVKLGDEGLGYPSVLYPNLTYTQSSEKGNATTVNAFSDYTLGLASALLLGPIAINSSFSLLSLTLPIVNNTSNTDILGFMTVVASAANVQSVVSSRDGLANTGQVLLLGPSRPDNRFSTESATATSSPDRPALTDAQVHYIFEPTPLPSQDSRHRGVSTGTSFELSKYPMALKLMTESEENENRSVSKLSTKNEQGYNVAVGAVRPKTSLVEWILLVEETHSEAFSPVVRLRKIILACVFGTAGFIILVVPLLAHWAVAPIRRMREAARKSIEPEVPPTPSAGYVEHITDGHGDTVQAIEEHMDEKGAPVSWVKRLRRPLERFNSSHSFGDRRDPRSSFHIPSRVKERRSCVTDELTELTSTFNEMSDELAIQYNRLEERVVERTKELQKAKLAAEAANESKTLFIANISHELKTPLNGILGMCAVCMGEEDLHRIKKSLQVVYKSGDLLLHLLNDLLTFSRNQIEQAIHLEEKEFRLSDIRSQLSIIFQNQVHEKHIDFSVNYVGIGNSQPRGTMCQERGVERTHPAVGPPQTGRLKDMVLWGDQHRILQVLINLVGNSLKFIPENGKVEVRIRCVEEVPDAESSVTLVQGSQPSSQARSRTPSRLTATPVDGTNLLDSQLEKQTPVPSDLRTLIFQFEVEDNGPGIPANMQRRVFDPFVQGDLGLNRKYGGTGLGLSICAQLSRLMGGVILLDSEEGNGALFTLKIPLKFVKEAAASTRSSSIAGSRTPSVVSLSLEEFSNIAQTPSNHSSVGNKETLTNGFEKPDVQPRLVGLSQPFFAPTVPSAPSSPSKGQESNQSSSDNGSKKIRVLMAEDNKINQEVALRYVQNAYKNTLSSADLDRMLALEEVYDVTVVKDGQEAYDTVKANMEEGKVFDLIFMDIQVKHLLHHMPILDGLQSTRLIREMGYSAPIVALSAFSEDSNIKDCMDSGMDMFISKPIRRPILKQVLNKFATIPEESDGSSS; from the exons ATGTCGAGTAG ATCGCAAGGGCTTGAACTCGTCGCGACCATCAAAGCGAGTCAGATTGCCTCGAGCCTCGAGCTCCTCGAAGTGACCTGCAAAACCATCTCCACGCGGCTTCTGGTACAATCGGCGCTACGACGCTATTATGCCGGGAATATATCCGAGGCCAACTGGGCGACGTCCATCACCGACGTGCAATCGGCACTCGGCAGTCGGGGATACCTCAGCACATACCAGGCGATTCTCTACTCGAAGAACGGACAAGGCGGTCGCGAACGATTATTGAACGTTACCAGTGATTCGGTACCGGAGATCACACTTCCTTACACCTACCCGAATGGTAGCTCCGTGAAGTTGGGGGATGAAGGACTTGGATACCCCTCCGTCCTCTATCCGAATTTAACATACACACAATCCTCCGAAAAGGGCAACGCTACCACGGTGAATGCCTTTTCCGATTACACCCTAGGGTTAGCGTCTGCATTGCTGCTGGGTCCCATAGCAATCAACagctccttttcccttctgtcCCTGACCCTGCCCATCGTCAATAATACATCGAATACCGATATCCTGGGGTTCATGAC GGTTGTCGCCAGTGCGGCCAACGTGCAAAGCGTTGTCAGCTCTCGCGACGGGCTGGCCAACACCGGGCAAGTCCTGCTACTCGGCCCTTCTAGACCCGATAACCGCTTCTCCACGGAGTCTGCAACAGCCACTTCGTCCCCGGATCGACCAGCGCTTACCGACGCCCAAGTTCACTACATCTTTGAGCCCACGCCCCTGCCGTCCCAAGACAGCCGCCACCGGGGCGTCTCCACCGGTACCTCCTTCGAGCTTTCCAAGTACCCCATGGCACTGAAGTTGATGACCGAATCcgaggaaaatgagaatAGATCCGTCAGCAAGCTCTCTACCAAAAACGAACAAGGATACAATGTCGCCGTGGGCGCGGTTCGGCCCAAAACTTCCCTGGTCGAATGGATTCttctggtggaggaaacgCACTCCGAAGCCTTCTCGCCGGTGGTCCGCCTACGGAAGATCATTCTAGCCTGTGTATTCGGGACGGCGGGTTTCATTATCCTAGTTGTTCCTCTGCTAGCACACTGGGCCGTCGCCCCTATTCGCAGGATGCGGGAGGCCGCGCGAAAATCCATCGAACCAGAGGTGCCGCCAACCCCGTCTGCAGGCTACGTTGAACATATAACCGATGGACATGGAGACACGGTACAGGCCATCGAGGAACATATGGATGAGAAGGGCGCGCCTGTGTCGTGGGTCAAACGCCTGCGACGGCCATTGGAGCGATTCAACAGCTCTCACAGCTTTGGCGATCGTAGGGATCCTCGGTCCTCCTTCCACATTCCTTCGAGGGTAAAAGAGCGGAGATCCTGCGTGACGGATGAACTCACAGAGCTGACTAGCACTTTCAACGAAATGTCGGACGAACTGGCCATCCAATACAATCGACTGGAAGAGCGCGTGGTGGAGCGGACAAAGGAGCTCCAGAAGGCCAAATTGGCGGCAGAAGCGGCCAACGAGAGCAAGACCTTGTTCATCGCTAATATTTCGCACGAGCTCAAGACGCCGCTCAATGGAATTTTGGGCATGTGCGCGGTGTGcatgggagaggaggatcTGCATCGGATTAAGAAGTCGCTCCAGGTTGTCTACAAATCGggtgatcttctcctgcaTCTGCTAAATGACTTGTTGACTTTCAGCAGGAATCAGATTGAGCAGGCTATTCATCttgaggagaaagaatttAGACTCTCTGACATCCGTTCTCAGCTGTCAATCATATTCCAAAACCAGGTGCATGAGAAGCATATCGATTTCAGTGTCAACTACGTTGGTATCGGTAATAGTCAACCTCGGGGTACGATGTGCCAGGAACGAGGAGTTGAACGGACACACCCGGCTGTTGGTCCACCGCAGACGGGCAGGCTCAAGGATATGGTGCTCTGGGGCGACCAGCATCGCATCCTGCAGGTCCTGATCAACTTGGTTGGCAATAGTCTCAAATTCATACCTGAGAATGGCAAGGTCGAGGTCCGCATCCGGTGTGTGGAGGAAGTTCCGGACGCCGAAAGCTCCGTGACACTGGTCCAGGGCTCCCAGCCGAGCTCGCAAGCACGTTCACGGACTCCCTCACGGTTGACCGCAACGCCGGTGGACGGTACTAACCTTCTAGACAGCCAGCTGGAGAAACAGACGCCGGTACCGTCCGACTTGCGGACACTCATATTCCAGTTTGAGGTCGAGGATAACGGACCAGGGATCCCAGCCAACATGCAGAGACGTGTGTTTGACCCCTTCGTGCAGGGTGACCTGGGACTCAACAGGAAATACGGAGGAACCGGTCTTGGGTTGAGTATCTGTGCTCAGCTATCTCGACTTATGGGAGGCGTTATTCTACTGGATAGTGAAGAAGGGAACGGGGCTCTATTTACCCTGAAGATACCGTTGAAATTTGTCAAGGAGGCAGCAGCTAGCACACGAAGTTCCAGCATTGCCGGCTCAAGGACACCGAGTGTCGTGTCGCTTTCACTGGAAGAGTTTTCCAATATTGCTCAGACACCATCAAACCACAGCTCTGTGGGTAACAAGGAAACACTCACCAATGGCTTCGAAAAGCCCGATGTCCAACCACGTCTGGTTGGGCTCAGTCAGCCCTTCTTCGCTCCTACTGTTCCATCAgccccttcttccccatctaAGGGTCAAGAGTCGAACCAAAGCTCATCGGATAATGGTTCGAAGAAGATCCGTGTGTTAATGGCCGAAGATAACAAGATCAATCAGGAAGTAGCCCTTCGGTATGTCCAAAATGCTTATAAAAATACCCTATCATCTGCTGACCTTGACAGGATGCTTGCCCTTGAGGAAGTCTACGATGTAACGGTAGTCAAGGATGGACAAGAGGCATACGATACTGTCAAGGCTAACATGGAAGAGGGTAAAGTATtcgacctcatcttcatggaCATTCAGGTAAAGCACCTTCTACACCAC ATGCCCATCCTCGATGGACTCCAGAGCACGCGACTCATCCGCGAGATGGGATACTCTGCGCCTATTGTTGCCCTAAGTGCCTTTTCGGAGGATAGCAATATCAAAGACTGCATGGATTCCGGAATGGACATGTTCATTAG TAAACCTATCCGACGGCCTATCTTGAAACAGGTGCTTAACAAGTTTGCGACCATTCCAGAAGAATCCGACGGGAGTTCTTCGTAA
- a CDS encoding HET domain-containing protein (predicted protein), with protein MEYPVGLEEEFLIEEWRYWGERGARRWLRLADQKGEEGLERGDRQELREVLQEVAGERWREVAQEISNQGYWEHLQQREGIRERLGERLVRWAEESWASQTDDEVVNSFESQPQLQSRLIDHFRQLPLFGKPESSVPPIDRFELIRIWLRSCDQGHRDCRAESSNHHPSRVISVRQDDANRLQLLELECGIEYVALSYCWGNKPQEQKPYLTTDENFQSRKDKGFDFNDLPKLFQDAITVTRELGKRYLWIDALCIIQGNKEDWQNEGTKMEHIFASAYCTLAPSSAFEWKEGFLKTYRDRKPGVSLCGPSPVKYFRRLVDDGPLNKRAWVLQERVLSRRTVFFTSSACQIFDQVFSAN; from the exons ATGGAATATCCAGTCGGATTAGAGGAGGAGTTCTTGATAGAAGAATGGCGCTATTGGGGAGAGCGAGGGGCACGACGATGGCTTCGGCTGGCAGACCAAAAGGGTGAGGAGGGACTTGAGCGAGGGGATCGTCAAGAGCTCCGAGaggttcttcaagaagtGGCTGGAGAGCGATGGCGGGAGGTAGCACAGGAGATATCTAACCAGGGATATTGGGAGCATCTCCAGCAAAGAGAGGGAATTCGCGAGCGACTGGGTGAGCGGCTTGTGCGATGGGCGGAGGAATCCTGGGCTTCTCaaacagatgatgaagtAGTGAACTCGTTTGAGTCCCAGCCCCAGCTCCAGTCACGTCTCATTGATCATTTCCGTCAACTTCCTCTTTTCGGTAAACCGGAATCTTCTGTACCCCCTATTGATCGGTTTGAGCTTATCCGCATATGGCTGAGGAGCTGTGATCAAGGTCACCGGGATTGTCGTGCAGAGAGTagcaatcatcatccttcaAGGGTTATATCTGTTCGACAGGATGATGCCAACAGGTTGCAGttgcttgagcttgaatGCGGTATTGAGTATGTGGCCCTGTCTTATTGTTGGGGTAATAAACCACAAGAGCAAAAGCCGTATCTTACAACAGATGAGAACTTTCAGAGTCGAAAAGATAAAGGCTTCGATTTTAATGATCTTCCAAAGTTATTCCAAGATGCAATCACCGTGACTCGAGAACTTGGAAAGAGATATCTCTGGATTGATGCCCTTTGTATAATCCAGGGGAACAAAGAGGACTGGCAAAACGAAGGTACCAAAATGGAACATATCTTCGCTTCTGCATACTGTACACTTGCACCGAGTTCCGCGTTTGAGTGGAAAGAAGGCTTTCTCAAGACATACCGGGATCGAAAGCCTGGCGTGTCACTTTGTGGTCCCAGCCCTGTAAAGTATTTTCGTCGACTTGTGGATGACGGCCCTCTAAATAAACGGGCATGGGTACTTCAAGAGCGGGTACTTTCTCGTCGAACAGTCTTCTTTACATCATCAG CCTGTCAGATCTTCGACCAAGTATTTTCTGCTAACTAA
- the cwc26 gene encoding putative cell cycle control protein (Cwf26) (uncharacterized conserved protein) has protein sequence MPSSSLADYLAKNYLTADPATERPKKKRKKTKEVDTAVQGLIIADDDPPDLKSSAANFGNDDEDGPAVVTSGRSAEFRRTKKSNWKNIGGAGNEQDAADAIIASAAAENAARRTEGEDDDAPAVIEGEDEDDGEMRMESGARAGLQTAAQTAAMVAAQERRKKVEAALYKDSPAGGQAQETIYRDASGRIINVTMKRAEARKAEQEKLEKEEQAKEALMGDVQRQEREKRRQQLQEARAMPVARTVDDEDMNDELRARERWNDPAAQFLTKKGPGKSATGKPLYNGAFQPNRYGIRPGHRWDGVDRSNGFEKEWFAARNRKGRLEALDYQWQMDE, from the coding sequence ATGCCATCCTCCTCACTAGCTGACTACCTCGCAAAGAATTACTTAACCGCCGACCCCGCCACGGAGCGACCCAaaaagaagcgcaagaagaccaaggaagTCGACACCGCCGTCCAAGGCCTAATCATTGCCGATGATGACCCGCCCGATCTCAAGAGCTCCGCAGCAAACTTTGGgaacgatgacgaggatggtCCGGCAGTTGTCACATCTGGCCGTAGTGCGGAGTTTCGTCGTACGAAGAAGTCGAATTGGAAGAATATAGGCGGCGCCGGGAACGAGCAGGATGCTGCGGATGCGATCATCGCGTCGGCTGCTGCTGAGAATGCGGCGCGGAGGACTGAAGgggaggatgacgatgccCCTGCTGTTattgagggtgaggatgaggatgatggggagatgaggatggagTCTGGGGCGAGGGCAGGTCTACAGACTGCGGCACAGACGGCTGCTATGGTTGCTGCGCAGgaacgaaggaaaaaggttGAGGCTGCCTTGTACAAGGATAGTCCGGCAGGGGGACAGGCACAAGAGACAATTTATCGTGATGCGTCCGGACGAATTATTAACGTGACTATGAAGCGGGCGGAGGCGCGTAAGGCGGAGCAGGAGAAacttgagaaggaggaacaggCGAAGGAGGCGCTGATGGGCGATGTCCAGCGGCAGGAACGGGAGAAACGTCGACAGCAGCTTCAGGAAGCGCGAGCGATGCCGGTTGCCCGGACggtcgacgatgaagatatgAATGACGAGTTGCGCGCCCGAGAGCGGTGGAATGACCCGGCTGCACAATTCTTGACAAAAAAGGGCCCTGGGAAGAGCGCAACCGGGAAGCCTTTATATAATGGGGCTTTTCAGCCGAATCGATATGGAATCAGACCGGGGCATCGCTGGGATGGAGTGGATCGCAGTAATGGATTCGAGAAGGAGTGGTTTGCAGCTAGGAATCGAAAGGGAAGACTGGAGGCGCTGGATTACCAATGGCAGATGGATGAGTAA
- a CDS encoding fungal specific transcription factor domain-containing protein (predicted protein), producing MVRMTQTIDAELMSTDPLSVVEDPTILPPGKSLERAQAYAKLMTRLWHYQLIAWLHLPLLLESGTERRYDYSRQSCLEASRHMITCYTSIRHLTANSFCCKSLDFQAFTAAVTLLINILGPTGRSHLDSNDWTAIETVMTSLETLAEGQPPDKVATRGLSVLRTLKSVATRNNTPQSDISDGLPPMDCQSRRIKLDIPYFGTISIDYSTRSGLPGQQRLNNVPPKPTGTDLAANSALSSNVGNAAEASAVHEQATDVGPLLEARLELGPADIWSFDPDLTALPSFLPGLEDSWDLGL from the coding sequence ATGGTTCGAATGACACAAACTATCGATGCGGAGCTTATGTCGACTGACCCTCTATCGGTGGTTGAGGACCCAACTATCCTACCACCAGGAAAATCTCTCGAGCGAGCGCAGGCCTACGCCAAACTCATGACGCGGTTATGGCACTATCAACTCATTGCCTGGCTTCATCTGCCACTTCTTTTGGAATCTGGCACAGAGAGGCGCTATGACTATAGCAGGCAAAGCTGTCTAGAAGCATCCCGGCATATGATTACATGTTATACATCTATCCGTCACCTCACTGCGAATAGCTTTTGTTGCAAGTCGCTGGACTTTCAGGCCTTTACTGCCGCCGTCACTCTATTAATAAATATCCTCGGACCGACCGGTCGATCTCACCTCGACTCCAATGACTGGACCGCCATCGAAACCGTAATGACAAGCCTAGAGACATTGGCAGAGGGACAGCCGCCCGACAAGGTAGCAACGCGAGGTCTTAGCGTTCTACGGACTTTGAAAAGCGTTGCGACGAGAAACAACACACCCCAATCCGATATATCCGACGGACTACCCCCCATGGATTGCCAGTCTAGGCGCATCAAACTTGACATTCCCTACTTTGGTACCATTTCCATTGACTATAGCACTCGCAGTGGTCTTCCAGGGCAACAACGACTTAATAACGTTCCACCAAAACCTACCGGCACAGACCTGGCTGCCAATAGTGCACTATCGTCGAATGTGGGCAATGCGGCGGAGGCAAGCGCGGTGCATGAGCAGGCCACGGATGTGGGTCCTTTGCTAGAAGCTCGCCTGGAACTTGGCCCTGCTGATATATGGTCATTTGATCCGGATCTAACAGCATTGCCCTCTTTTTTGCCTGGCTTGGAAGATAGCTGGGACTTGGGGCTATGA
- a CDS encoding MDR family MFS transporter (predicted transporter (major facilitator superfamily)) codes for MEVRNKEDSGSGVDDAPTEEPSTGGFTLLMTVTALAMSMFLTIVATAIPKITDEFGGIEDEGWYGSAFFITLGSFQAAWGKAYKYFPLKTSFLLSIFLFEVGSLICGVAPNSLALCIGRAITGVGGAGISSGAFTIIALSAPPKQRPAYIGILGASYGVAAAIGPLVGGAFTTNITWRWCFYINLPIGGLAAGIILFFYRPPPPLPFLDTPLKEKLLQMDLVGTLILVSALVCYVLALQWGGISLSWGDSKVIGTLVGFVVLLAVYAIVQWVQKERAAMIGRLFRRNVVVMMIYIDLLAGTFFLLVYYLPIYFQVVSGVSAAQSGIRNLPLILAQSVSTVISGVTLSKFGYPQPFLLVGGVLTAIGSGLLYTLEVNTGSGKWIGYQLLAGIGIGWCFQIPVVTAQASVAPEDLPSVTAMVLTVQTLGGSVFVSAGQSAMVNVLLKNLRSETSTVDAVKVAMTGATELRQKFSSAQMPFILTAYMNGLQAAFLVAVVASSVATVVCLATRWIKFSGQTTAVAAA; via the exons ATGGAGGTTAGAAACAAGGAAGACAGTGGATCCGGGGTTGACGATGCGCCAACCGAAGAGCCAAGCACTGGCGGCTTCACTCTACTCATGACCGTCACAGCCTTGGCTATGAGCATGTTTTTG ACCATTGTCGCAACTGCAATTCCAAAAATAACAGACGAGTTTGGTGGGATCGAAGACGAGGGTTGGTACGGATCGGCGTTTTTCATAACTTTGGGGAGCTTTCAGGCCGCGTGGGGGAAAGCATACAAGTACTTTCCGCTGAAGACATCCTTCTTGTTGtccatctttctctttgaggTTGGAAGTTTGATTTGCG GTGTCGCACCAAATAGCCTTGCGCTTTGTATTGGACGGGCTATCACCGGCGTCGGAGGCGCTGGAATTTCTTCGGGTGCCTTTACCATTATCGCATTATCTGCACCACCTAAACAGCGGCCAGCATATATCGGAATACTGGGTGCCTCATATGGAGTTGCCGCGGCCATTGGACCTCTCGTTGGCGGTGCATTCACGACGAATATTACCTGGCGGTGGTGTTTTTATATCAATCTACCGATTGGCGGACTGGCAGCCGGGATCATCCTATTCTTCTACcgacctcctcctcccttgCCCTTTTTAGATACTCCACTCAAAGAGAAGTTACTCCAAATGGACCTTGTTGGCACCTTGATCCTTGTTTCCGCTTTGGTTTGCTATGTCCTTGCCCTACAGTGGGGTGGAATATCGCTGTCGTGGGGTGATTCTAAGGTCATTGGAACTTTAGTTGGATTTGTCGTGCTGTTGGCTGTCTATGCCATTGTGCAATGGGTGCAGAAGGAACGCGCTGCAATGATCGGGCGCCTATTCCGTCGAAATGTGGTGGTCATGATGATCTACATTGACCTGCTAGCGGGAACCTTTTTCTTGCTAGTATACTACTTGCCTATCTACTTCCAGGTGGTATCGGGTGTCTCTGCTGCTCAGAGTGGAATCCGAAACCTGCCTTTGATTCTTGCGCAGAGTGTTTCGACGGTCATATCTGGTGTTACCCTCAGCAAGTTTGGATACCCCCAGCCTTTCCTCCTAGTTGGGGGAGTGCTCACCGCGATTGGGTCGGGCTTGTTGTACACACTCGAGGTTAATACCGGTTCTGGAAAATGGATAGGCTACCAACTGTTGGCTGGTATTGGCATTGGCTGGTGCTTCCAAATTCCTGTGGTGACGGCGCAGGCATCGGTTGCGCCGGAGGATTTGCCGTCAGTGACGGCCATGGTATTGA CTGTGCAAACCCTGGGGGGATCAGTCTTCGTCTCGGCCGGCCAATCCGCTATGGTCAATGTTCTTCTAAAAAACCTCCGCAGTGAGACGTCAACTGTAGACGCCGTCAAGGTTGCGATGACAGGTGCAACGGAGCTACGCCAAAAGTTCTCCTCCGCGCAAATGCCGTTCATACTGACTGCTTATATGAACGGTCTCCAAGCAGCATTCCTTGTGGCCGTTGTCGCCTCCAGCGTGGCTACCGTGGTCTGTTTGGCGACTCGGTGGATTAAATTCTCGGGCCAAACTACTGCTGTCGCCGCCGCATAA
- a CDS encoding uncharacterized protein (predicted protein) — MSMHSKDAANWSGIELIFEEVLMGRDAIDLPLLAVPFGLPGIFSLRVRSTGRHSAPDSLHRRQELGLYPEHFNCTPDSLVPSSRDHHLSATAELTDDMVRSICYRRGA, encoded by the exons ATGTCAATGCATTCTAAGGATGCTGCGAACTGGTCCGGCATCGAACTCATCTTTGAAGAGGTTTTGATGGGTCGAGATGCCATTGATCTGCCTCTCCTGGCCGTACCATTTGGTCTACCAGGAATATTTTCGCTTCGCGTTCGTTCGACTGGGAGACATTCTGCACCTGACTCTCTGCATCGAAGACAGGAACTTGGGCTATACCCGGAGCATTTCAACTGCACACCAGATTCT CTGGTGCCTTCGTCCAGGGATCATCACCTTTCTGCGACGGCAGAGTTGACAGACGACATGGTGCGATCGATTTGTTACCGGAGGGGTGCTTGA